The genomic region TATCATGTGATATTGATGTTATTCAGAAACTATTGACAAATAAATACCATGAAGTGAGAATGTGTGCTTTAATCATCATGCTCCATCATTATACCAAAAAACAGATACCTAAAGATCAAATTATTGAAACTTACATCCATCATTTAGATTATGTCAATAACTGGGATTTGGTAGATACCTCATGTTACAAACTTTTAGGAAGACATATTTATGATGGTAGGATGTCATCAGATATATTATTTGAGTTAACAAAATCAGGCGAACTATGGAGAGAAAGGGTAAGTGTTGTGGCTACAATGTATTTCATCAAGAAGGATGATTATGATATTGCTTTCAAGTTATGTGAGTACCATTTAGGGCATCAACATGACCTTATGCATAAAGCAGTTGGTTGGATGTTAAAAGAAATAGGTAAGCGTAATGAAGAAGCTGAAATTAAATTTTTAGATGAGCATTATAAAAAAATGTCAAGAACAACTTTGAGGTATGCGATTGAAAAGATGGATGAACGGATAAGACAATCCTATTTGAAAGGTGAAATTTAAAGGAATAATACAATAAAATTTGATATTTATAGTTATAGAATTAAATACATCCTACATAAAATGAAATTTACTTACATCTATTTACTCCTCTTATTACCAATACTTTCTTTTGCTCAACATACCCCGGAAGAAATCTCAAAGGAGTATGTGGCCTATGCTTACGATTTACTAGAAAAAGAAGATTATGATCATGCATTAATTAAAACCGATGAAATCATCTCTTTATTACCAAGAAGTACTGCTGAATTGCAATACATTAGAGCGCTTGCTCACCATCATTTGGATTTAGATATCGAAGCTCAAAAAGAAGTGGAAGATATGTACAACTATCCTATGACAGATGAACTCAAAATGCATGCAGATGAATTATCGCTTCTTCTAAAACATGAAATTGTAAAAGAAGCGAATACTGAAAAAGATACTTCAGGAAAAATCTACAAAATGGCTGAAGTAGGAGCGAGTTACCCTGGGGGAATGGGGGAGTTCTATAATTGGTTTCATGGAGCACTACATAGTCATGGAGTAGATAGAGAAGGACATGGTAGAGTATATGTACAATTTGTTGTGAATATTTATGGCAATTTGGATGATGTAAAAATCATAAAAGGTGTAAGTGAAGACGTTGATCAACAAGTCTTGAAAATATTAGGGGATTGCCCGAAATGGATGGTAGCTGTACAAAATGGAAAACCAGTAGAACAAAAAATTGTATTGCCATTAAATTTAGAAGAGCACCCTTACTAGAAGGCTTCACCAATTAAAAAGTAAAATCCATTGTCATTTTTACCCCATGCTGCGTCTACACCAATATTGATATTGTATTGTTTGGAAGCTCTATATCTAATGCCTACACCTCCGGCTGGTAGAAATGGAATATCATTACCCTCTGAAAATACGGTTCCCATGCCATAATAGAAGTTGGCTCCCCAATTTTTATAAAACCTCCATCTTAGTTCTGTTTGAGCTATATACAATTGTTCTCCACGATATTCTCCTTTATTGTAGCCTCTTAAATCTTGGAAACGAGTACCACCAAAACCCATAACATTTTCTTCTGAAAAGGGTACATCACCAAATAGAGTAGCAATATTTGCTTTAGAGGCTAAAATCATATTATCCCTGAATGAATGGAAATATGAGAATTCTCCATATAACCCAGTAAAAGTAGCGTCAGAGCCTATTCCATTAAAATAGGATAAAGAGTATACATTGGCATAAAAACCCTTTGTAGTAGAGAAAATATTATCTCTAGAGTCATAATCGAAAGTAAGGCCAATCCCTGAGGTTACAAACTCTCCAATATTAGCAAGTTCAAGGATTTCGTTTAATGTATCGTTATCGAATGATAAATTATTTATACCATAAGTGTAAATAGGTCCGAGAAATGCATTTTTGAAAACTTTTGTTGAAAAACTAGCCTGAACAGAAGAAACAGTATTTTGGTAAGGAACTATAGTAGAGGGAATATTTGGTAGAATATTATCTGTAAAAAACTGGAAATTTACTTCTGTAGTAAAGAATAATAATCGACTTCTGAATCTATCTTGAGAAAAGTAATTTTCTTGTAATAATGCCAACCACCATGTCGAGTTTTGAAAATACATGGCTTGCATAAAGGTCATGGAAGGAGGTGAAATGGTGTCGTTTTTATTTAACTTATAAAACGCCCCAATATTTGCACCGCCACCCCAACCAAAGACTTTATTATTCGCAAGGTTAGGTATACCTAGTAATTGTAGGTTTTTTTCTTTTTTGGTAGAATCGCTTTCGGCTTTTTGCCCAAATACTGTGCAGGAGAAAATTAAAAGAAGAGAGAGGGTAATGGCTTTCATAATATGGGTTACAATAGTTCTTGGTGTCTAAAACAATCTGTAGTGTGATCATTAACTAATCCCGCAGCTTGCATAAAAGCGTAGCATATGGTACTGCCGACAAACTTGAATCCTCGTTTTTTTAGATCTTTACTCATTGTATCACTAATAGGTGAAGTAGAAAGGACTTCATCTCTAGAAGTGACTTCGTTTTGAATAATTTTATGATCAACAAAGTTCCAAATGTATTTGCTAAAAGATCCAAATTCCTTTTGGACTATCAAATAAGCTTTTGCATTTGTAATGATAGCATTTACTTTTAGTTTATTTCGGATAATACCTTTGTCTTGTAGAAGTTCTTCTACCTTACTAGAATCATAATCTTTGATTTTAGAAGCATCAAACTTATCAAAAACTTCTCTGTACCTTTCTCTTTTTTTCAAGACTGTACTCCAACTTAAACCTGCTTGCATTCCTTCTAAGCAAAGCATTTCGAAAAGCTTCTGATCATCATATTCTGGAACTCCCCATTCCGTGTCATGGTATTCTGTGTCAAGTTCACTTATTAAACACCATGAACATCTTATTTTATCATCACTCATAAAAATAATTTACAAAAAAAGGTCGATCAAGTATATTGATCGACCTTTAAATATTGAATTAATACCTAAACTACTTGGCAAAGTGAACAGAGCGCGTTTCGCGAATAACTGTTACTTTAATTTGTCCAGGATATTGCATTTCTGTTTCGATTTTGTTGGCAATATCAAATGATAATTGTCCTGCTTCAGCATCTGGTACTTTTTCAGCATCAACCATCACTCTCAATTCTCTACCAGCTTGAATTGCATAACACTTATGAACTCCCTTGAAGCCCATTGCTAATCCTTCCAGTTCTTTTAGACGTTGGATGTATGATTCCATCATCTCTCTACGAGCACCTGGTCTAGAACCAGAGATAGCATCACATGCTTGAACGATAGGAGAGATAAGTGTTGTCATTTCAATCTCATCGTGGTGAGCACCAACAGCATTACAAACATCGGCAGATTCACCATATTTCTTCGCTAAGTTCATACCTAGAATAGCGTGAGGAACCTCAGGCTCTTCTGGCCAAACTTTACCAATATCGTGAAGTAAACCAGCTCTTTTGGCTACTTTAGCATTAAGGCCTAATTCAGATGCTAAAGTACTCGCTAAGTTTGCAACTTCTCTAGAGTGTTGTAATAAGTTCTGTCCGTAAGAAGAACGGAATCTCATTCTACCTACCAACTTAATTAATTCAGGGTGTAGACCATGAATACCTAAGTCGATCACTGTTCTTTCACCGATTTCGATAATTTCGTCTTCGATGTTCTTTCTTGTCTTCGCCACCACTTCCTCGATACGAGCAGGGTGAATACGACCGTCAGCTACTAACCTGTGTAATGAAACTCTTGCGATTTCTCTTCTTACAGGATCAAATCCTGAGATGATGATTGCTTCAGGAGTATCATCAACAATAATTTCAACACCAGTACTTGCTTCTAAAGCTCTAATGTTTCTACCTTCTCTACCAATAATTTTACCTTTCAATTCATCTGATTCAAGGTTAAATACTGATACACAGTTTTCGATGGCTTGTTCAGCAGCTGTTCTCTGAATAGTAGTAATTACTGTTTTACGAGCTTCTTTAGTTGCAGTCATTTTAGCCTCTTCCATGATATTTTTAATATGCATAGAGGCTTTTGTTCTTGCTTCGTCTTTTAAGGCTTCGACAAGTTGTTCACGAGCTTCTTCCGCTTTTAAGTTAGCTACTTTTTCAAGTTGTTCTACTTGTTTTAAGCGTAGTTGCTCTGCTTCTTCCTTAGCTCTAAAAGTAAGTTCTTTTTGCAAGGCAAGTTCTTCGAAACGCTCTTCCATTTCTTTATCTTTCTTTTTGAAAGATTCAACTTGCTTAGCAATAACTGCTTCTTTTTGTTTTTGTTTTGCTTCTTGTTGTTTTAAACGATTTTCAAATTGTTTTAATTTGTTCTCGTTTACGTTAAGCTGATTTCTTCTTTTTGCTGTTTCAGAATCAAAGTCTTGTTTCATTTTTAAGAACTTCTCTTTTGATTCGATCAGCTTTGTTCTTTTGATGCTTTCAGCTTCCTTCTTTGCATCTTGAACAATGTTTTGTGCTTTATCCTTTGCTTCTGTTTCCAGTCCCTTCAGCACTTTTTCTAGCAAAAATCTTCCGATGCCAATACCTGCGCCCAAACAGCCAACGGCTGTTAAAGCTATAATTATGGTTGTATCCATTTGTACGTACAGATGTCTGTGCGTAGTTCTTAAACTACAGTTTAAAATATATATATAAGCTAAAGGAAACTACCGTATCAGTGGAATGTGTTTATCTACTGTAAGATGTCGTCAAGTTGTTTGTTTAATGCTTTCAAACGATCATTTGTATTTTGTAACTCGTCTCTTTCTGTCATTGATTTTACAATCAAGTCGAAAGCGGTGATAGTTAGAAGATCCTTAATTTCTGCGTTTGGTAAAATGGCCTTTTTTTCCTCAAGAAGGTGATTCAACAGATCTGCAGCTTTAAGCAGCAGGTGTTCTTCAGTTTTGGTGGCTTTTACGTTGTATACTTTACCACAAAGTTTTAATTGTATACTTTCTTTAGGAGACCTTAATCCCATTCTACACTGCAAGTTTTTTTGGTTATTTACCTCGGGTAAGAGGCACAAATCTAATCGTTCGAATATATCTATTAAACCGTTTTGACTGACGATTTAAGTAAAATTCCCTTTATAAAAATAAATGTACTCTAAAAATTGGAATTTTTTGTGATTTAACGAAAAATGATGATTTATTTTTTAGATAATCGATCGATTTCTTCGTTTAAAAGTTCTATTTCTGTTGATAATTCCTCTTTTTCTGATATACAACGAGTATTTTCTGCTTTTAATGAGTTGTATTTTTCAGCCATTGCTCTCAACTGAACTACTTCATCCTTAAGCTTTTGATTTTCTTTAATCCACTCTCTTTTTTGTTGATTAAATATATCAATAGTTTCATCCTTTTCTTCAATGGATAATCGTAATTGATCGATATCTTGGTTTAAAAATTGGATGACAGATTGTTGTCCTTCAGTCAGTTGTTGTGCCTCATCCCTTTCTTGAAGAAGTTTCCCTTTTTCAAGCATCAGGTTATTGATTTGTTCATTCCCCTTTGCGATCAGTGATTGTAATTTATCACTATGTTCCTGAATCTCAATCTGATTATCAACTTGCATTTCTAACACCTGTTGATTTTCTTGATAGTGAACCAGTTTTTGTTGAGCATCAGCATATAAAGCACTTAATGCAGTAACTTTTTCTACTAGAAGTTTTACTTCTTCGCTTAAATTGGGGATGATAGTTGACATACTTTCTTGGTGAAAAATACCTTCTCCTTCCTGTTCAACAAGAAGGAGAAGTAATAGTGGAAATTACTTACGAATTACCGCATTTAATTGTGTTTCGAAAGCTTTGATTAAGCCGTTCATTGCTTTATCAATAGCCTTATCATTTAACGTCTTATTCTCGTCTTGTAAGATGAAACTTACAGAGTACGATTTCAAACCTGCCGATAAGTGCTTACCTTCATACACATCAAATACGTTGATGTTTTTCAGTAATTTACGCTCAGTTTTTTGTGCAATTTCTTTAATTGAAGCAAAAGTCGCTTTCTTGTCTAATACTAAAGAAAGGTCTCTACGTACTTCAGGGAATTTTGGAATTTCCTTGAATTTGTAGTCAGCACTATACATTTTCACTAATGCAGACCAATCGATATCAGCATAGAAAACTTCTTGTTTTACTCCAGCAAGTTTTGCAGCTTTTGGATTAACCAAACCAACTGTAGCGATTACTTGTTTACGGGCTATATATTGCAAGCCGTATGCCACAGTGTCATTGTTGATGTATTCAACAGAAACACCTTGGATGTTTAAACGGTCAAAAATCTTCTCCACCAAAGATGAAACTGTATGGAAATCAGATGCTGTAGCTTTTCTGATCCAAGATTCATCTGTAGAAGTACCAGAAACAAAAATTGATAAATGTTCTCTCTCTTCGTAACCACTTTCTTCTTTGTGGTATGTTTTACCGAATTCAAAAACACGTACATTCTTTTGTTGACGTCTGATGTTATGATTAATTACTTCTAGACCACTGAACATCATCGATTGACGCATCACATCTAAGTCTGCACTTAAGATGTTTAAGATTTTCACATCTTTATCAGCGTCTAAATCACCAAGTTCAGTAGAGTACTTGCTTGTTGTTAAAGAGTTGGTCATGATTTCATGGCAACCTGAACCGGCAAGCATTTCAGTCACTTTTCTCTGAAGAATTTGCTTATCTTTCTTAGGGAATGAAGCTAGGAAATCAGCAGAAAGTGATTCACTTAGTTCAACACTGTTGAAACCATAAATTCTTAAGATTTCTTCAATAATATCTGCTTCTCTTTGTACGTCTACTCTATATGGAGGAACTGAAACTTTAATAGTTTCTTCTGTTCTTTCTAAAATAGAAATATCTAAACCTTCAAGGATTGAAATTACTCTTTCTTGTGGAATTGCTTGTCCAATAAGACGATCAACGTTTTTGAATTTGACATCAATAACGAAGTTCTCAATAGCTTTAGGATAAACATCTACAATCTCAGATGAAATTTCACCACCTGCTAACTCCTTGATCAATGCTGCAGCATATTTTAATGCAGTGATTGTCATGTTAGGGTCGCAACCTCTTTCAAAACGGAATGAAGCATCAGTTTTGATTGAATGTTGCTGTGATGTTTTTCTAATTACATCTGGGTGGAAGTAAGCTGATTCTAAGAATACACTTGTAGTAGCATCATTTACACCAGATTCGATACCGCCGAATACACCAGCAATACACATGTTTTCTGATGCATTAGCAATCATCAAGTCATTTCCTTTTAATTTTCTTTTCTCCTCATCTAAAGTGATAAATTCTTCACCTTCAGTAGCAAATTTCACATTGATCTCGTTACCTACTTTAGCTAAATCGAAAGCATGTAAAGGCTGACCTAATTCATGTAAAACGAAGTTGGTAATATCCACAACATTATTAATTGGAGCTAAACCAATTGAAGATAATCGTTGCTTCAACCACTTTGGAGATTCTTTTACAGTAATACCAGAAATAGTAATACCTGAATATCTTGGACAAGCGTCAGTATCTTGAACATTCACCTTTACAGGTGCATTGTTGTTATCTACTGCAAACTTGTTGAAAATTTCTTCTTGAGAAACGCTTTTAATTGGACGATCTAACAATACTTTCAAATCACGAGCTGCACCATAGTGAGATGATCCATCTACACGGTTAGGAGTAAGTCCGATCTCTAAAACGTGATCGTTTTCTAGGTTGAAATACTTTGCAGCGGGAGTACCATTTGGAAGATCTGTATCTAATACCATGATACCATCATGAGATGTACCAAGACCAATTTCGTCTTCAGCACAGATCATACCCATAGATACTTCACCTCTGATCTTACCTTTTTTAATTTTGAAGCTTTCTGTTGGTGATGGGAATAATTCAGCACCTACAGTGGCAACAATTACTTTTTGACCAGCAGCTACATTAGGAGCACCACATACAATTTGTACAGGCTCTTCAGTACCTAGATCAACTTTTGTTACCTTTAATTTATCAGCGTTTGAATGTTGCTCACATTCTAATACTTCACCAACAACCAATCCCTTTAGTCCGCCTTTTACTTCTTCTACTTCTTCAAGACCTTCTACTTCAAGGCCGGACATTGTTAATAGTTCATCAATTTCTTGAGGAGTTTTATCCTCTATATCCACAAGGCTACCTAGCCAATTTAAGGAGATTTTCATATATCGCTATTTTTGCCCACCGTGATAAAATCACAGTTATTTTTATTCTTTTTTACTTAACTAAAATGTTGAAAAATGAAAAGACACTTTTCAACGGCAAAAATAATAGGTTATTGCTAGAATCTGCAATAACCTATGCTTTGTTTGGTATTTATCTTAGAGTTGACCTCCTAATTTTTTAATTTCTTCGTTTTTTAACTCAATTTCACGTTCTAATTCTTCGATTCTTTGAGCTTTTTGATCTGAATTTTCTTTGAGCTCTTTGATTTGCTCTTTATAAGTCGATTCAGAGGTCCTCATTTTATCAAAAGCTTTCTTTAAGACTGCTTCGTTATGTTGCATCTTTACGTTGGTAGCTTCTAATTCTTTTTGCTTTCTGTGCATCTCCTCTTGAGTTGCTTGTAGCTCTTCAACATTTTGCCTCATCTCTTCTTCCTGAGCTCTCATTTGCTCTGCTTGAATTTGAGAATCTTCTAATAAGGACTTCATTCGGTCTGAGTTCCTTGTAGCTGCAATTGAAGAAGCAATTGTTTCCCCAAGTTTAATAACAAACTCTCTCTGATAGTCTGGCATTTCGTTTAGAGAAGCCAATTCGATAATGCCATAAACTTCTTCATTCATCATCATAGGAGCGATAAATAAATTGGTTGGTCTGGCCTTACCTAATCCACTTGTGATATTGATGTATTGCTCAGGAATTTCTTTCAAATACATTGGTTTTTTTTCAATAAAAACCTGACCTACTAACCCTTCTCGAGGTTTAACTGTCTTGTTAATGTATTTCTTTCGTTCATAAGCATAGGCAGAGATTAACTGAAGTTCTTTTCTTTCCTCAATGTTTTCATTGATCACAAATAAACCTCCTTGGGTTACCTTTAAATAGCGGACCAAACTGTTGATAATCTTATCACAAAGTTCTTCTAAATTACTCTGTGATGTTCTTAAAATATCAACGAAAGTGGTTAATCCATTTGAAACCCATTCTCTTTCTTTTTCTATGACTTTAAGTCTTTCTCTTTGAACCTTAACCTTTTCAATAGCTTCTAGGAGAGGAGAGTTTTCAAGCTTTTCTAAAGAAGAAAGATCTTCTTCATTGAGTAAAGCATTTGTATAATTTAATGCTTCATTCAATTGATTATTGAGTTGCTTGTTCTCTTCTTTCAATTTTGCGTATTGATCAAGCCATAATATTTTAATGCCTATCTGTTTATTCATTATTGAGGTCAATTATTTCTTCCTAAGAATAAAAAATAACTCATTTCCTTGCCTAGGTGGTATACTATTATAGCAATCTTCCATTTGCTCAATGCTAAAATATTTACTGAATAATGGTTGGTATTCTTCTATAGAACCTCCAAAAGGAGGGCCATCCTGAGTTAAAGGAAATTTGAATAACAACCCAGCAAGTTTTCCTTGGCTATTTAAGAAACGATGCATTTCTTCAACATATTGTACTCTTAAATTAGGATTTAGAGCACAGAAAAAAGTTTGTTCAATGATTAGATCAAATTTTGTGCTAATAGAAGCGTCAAAGAAGTTTTCACAGAACAAATGTTCTTTAGGGAAATCAGGGACTCTATCTAAAAAGCTTTTAATAGGTTCTTCAGTAATATCAATGGCATAGACATTCTTGAAACCTTGATTCCATAGATATTCTAATTCATATCCATTTCCAACACCTGGTATTAAAATGTTGATAGATTTGTCTGTCAGTTGATCTATATATTCTTTGATGGGTGTACTAGGGTAACCAATATCCCAACCTGTATCATTGTCCTTGTAATGCTTTTTCCAATAATTCTTATTCAGTTCCATAATTTATAAAAATAAAAAACCTCTATACATATCTAAATATATATAGAGGTTAATGTAATATCTTAATAGATTATTTTGCGATAGCTTTGATTACTTCATCATCTAAAGGTTTAATGTTGCTGTTGAAGAAATCTTTCAACTCACCTTTGTCATTGATGTAATATTTACAGAAATTCCAGCTTGGAGCTTCATCATTCCATCCATTTTCACTCGGATCAGATAACCATCTGTACAATGGAGATTGGTCGTCGCCTTTTTTGACATTCACTTTTTCCATCATTGTGAAAGTTACCCCGTAGTTTAATTTACAGAATTCAGCGATTTCTTTGTTACCACCTGGCTCTTGGCCACCAAATTGGTTACATGGAAAACCTAAGACAACTAAATCGTCTTTATATTTTTCATGTAATTCTTGTAGTGCTTCGTATTGAGGAGTGTAACCACATTTAGATGCTGTGTTTACAATCAATATTTTTTTTCCTTTTAGTGTTTGAAAATCTAGTACTTCTCCACTTAATGTTTTCATCTTGAAAGAATAAAAAGCAGATTCGCGCTTTCTGAATTCATCATCATAAGTCGTTTCAGGACTTGTTTTGTGAACTTTGGTACAAGCAAGTAATGCAATTGAGCTTATTATAGAGAATATGGTAATAAATTTTTTCATATCCGGTCAGTTTAATTAATCGTAGTTGAAATAAAGTAAGTGAACAGTAAATGTTAATAAGTTCTAATTTAAGAGAAAAATATAACTAATCAAAGATTTTTAAATTAAAAGCCACTTTTCTGCTTCAAGTATATCATCAAAATAGTTCAATTGGAAGGCTGTTTCGTCTTTTACGTTATCTAGAGCTTCTTCAAAAGAAATTTGAGAAAATAAATCACTAGAAACGGCCCAACCCATTTTTCTTAGTTCTATCTTCTTGTGTATCTGTATGTTTCGTTCGTTGATCCACTCTTGTGTATCAGGTTTTATTTTGTAATATGCACGGATTGCATCTACTAAAATTAATTGAGGTGAAGTTTCTTCAATAATCTCAAAATATTTGTTCAATTCTTCTCTATAAAGTTTCTCTGATAGATTTATTGGAGTATTCCAAGAAGATTTTATAATATTATGGGTTTCATTATAGCTGATTTCTTGAAAATCACTTTTATATAACTGTTTATATTCCATAGTGGCCATATGTTTAACGTGTGATTTCTGTTATTGCAAAAAAAGTACCTTTTACTACTTCAGACATTTTTTGAAAGTTTAAAGTTTCCGGTAAGTCTGATTTTAAATGATAATGAGGGTTTCTAAAATAAGAGGTGTCTGTCACCATTAGTGCATTTTGCTTAAAATTCCAGTAGTTTCTATGATCTGAATTGGCTAACCCTCTAATTGATGAAGGAGCATTAATAGAATACGTTGGAACTTTTGAGGTGAGTTGTAGTCCTCTCTTGAACTTCTTAACGGTATTATGGTTATCTAAATTGCCAACTAATGCTATAAAATTGGCTTCTTTTGGATATAACATGTTTAAAGATGAAATCGGATAGCTTTGTGAATTTTTGCTATCATCGAAATATCCAATCATTTCAAGACATACCATTAACAACATATCAATGTTATCCTTATAATTTTTTTGAGCATGGATATAACTACCCATTCCTTTAGTTGTAAAGAATGGTCGCTCCTCATTGGCATAAGCAACAAGTTCAACACAGAAGTCTATGTTCGGATTATGTAGCTGTAATAATCGAGCAATCTCTAGTACCCCGGCAATGCCACT from Flammeovirga agarivorans harbors:
- the rny gene encoding ribonuclease Y encodes the protein MDTTIIIALTAVGCLGAGIGIGRFLLEKVLKGLETEAKDKAQNIVQDAKKEAESIKRTKLIESKEKFLKMKQDFDSETAKRRNQLNVNENKLKQFENRLKQQEAKQKQKEAVIAKQVESFKKKDKEMEERFEELALQKELTFRAKEEAEQLRLKQVEQLEKVANLKAEEAREQLVEALKDEARTKASMHIKNIMEEAKMTATKEARKTVITTIQRTAAEQAIENCVSVFNLESDELKGKIIGREGRNIRALEASTGVEIIVDDTPEAIIISGFDPVRREIARVSLHRLVADGRIHPARIEEVVAKTRKNIEDEIIEIGERTVIDLGIHGLHPELIKLVGRMRFRSSYGQNLLQHSREVANLASTLASELGLNAKVAKRAGLLHDIGKVWPEEPEVPHAILGMNLAKKYGESADVCNAVGAHHDEIEMTTLISPIVQACDAISGSRPGARREMMESYIQRLKELEGLAMGFKGVHKCYAIQAGRELRVMVDAEKVPDAEAGQLSFDIANKIETEMQYPGQIKVTVIRETRSVHFAK
- a CDS encoding DNA alkylation repair protein produces the protein MEQKQIIDQIVKSLELLIDEKKVEALPKFFKAFPGGYGEGDHFLGVTVPNIRLVAKEAYLSCDIDVIQKLLTNKYHEVRMCALIIMLHHYTKKQIPKDQIIETYIHHLDYVNNWDLVDTSCYKLLGRHIYDGRMSSDILFELTKSGELWRERVSVVATMYFIKKDDYDIAFKLCEYHLGHQHDLMHKAVGWMLKEIGKRNEEAEIKFLDEHYKKMSRTTLRYAIEKMDERIRQSYLKGEI
- a CDS encoding DNA-3-methyladenine glycosylase I produces the protein MSDDKIRCSWCLISELDTEYHDTEWGVPEYDDQKLFEMLCLEGMQAGLSWSTVLKKRERYREVFDKFDASKIKDYDSSKVEELLQDKGIIRNKLKVNAIITNAKAYLIVQKEFGSFSKYIWNFVDHKIIQNEVTSRDEVLSTSPISDTMSKDLKKRGFKFVGSTICYAFMQAAGLVNDHTTDCFRHQELL
- a CDS encoding energy transducer TonB; this encodes MKFTYIYLLLLLPILSFAQHTPEEISKEYVAYAYDLLEKEDYDHALIKTDEIISLLPRSTAELQYIRALAHHHLDLDIEAQKEVEDMYNYPMTDELKMHADELSLLLKHEIVKEANTEKDTSGKIYKMAEVGASYPGGMGEFYNWFHGALHSHGVDREGHGRVYVQFVVNIYGNLDDVKIIKGVSEDVDQQVLKILGDCPKWMVAVQNGKPVEQKIVLPLNLEEHPY
- a CDS encoding cell division protein ZapA, whose product is MGLRSPKESIQLKLCGKVYNVKATKTEEHLLLKAADLLNHLLEEKKAILPNAEIKDLLTITAFDLIVKSMTERDELQNTNDRLKALNKQLDDILQ
- a CDS encoding methyltransferase domain-containing protein; the protein is MELNKNYWKKHYKDNDTGWDIGYPSTPIKEYIDQLTDKSINILIPGVGNGYELEYLWNQGFKNVYAIDITEEPIKSFLDRVPDFPKEHLFCENFFDASISTKFDLIIEQTFFCALNPNLRVQYVEEMHRFLNSQGKLAGLLFKFPLTQDGPPFGGSIEEYQPLFSKYFSIEQMEDCYNSIPPRQGNELFFILRKK
- a CDS encoding GAF domain-containing protein; translation: MNKQIGIKILWLDQYAKLKEENKQLNNQLNEALNYTNALLNEEDLSSLEKLENSPLLEAIEKVKVQRERLKVIEKEREWVSNGLTTFVDILRTSQSNLEELCDKIINSLVRYLKVTQGGLFVINENIEERKELQLISAYAYERKKYINKTVKPREGLVGQVFIEKKPMYLKEIPEQYINITSGLGKARPTNLFIAPMMMNEEVYGIIELASLNEMPDYQREFVIKLGETIASSIAATRNSDRMKSLLEDSQIQAEQMRAQEEEMRQNVEELQATQEEMHRKQKELEATNVKMQHNEAVLKKAFDKMRTSESTYKEQIKELKENSDQKAQRIEELEREIELKNEEIKKLGGQL
- the pheT gene encoding phenylalanine--tRNA ligase subunit beta — protein: MKISLNWLGSLVDIEDKTPQEIDELLTMSGLEVEGLEEVEEVKGGLKGLVVGEVLECEQHSNADKLKVTKVDLGTEEPVQIVCGAPNVAAGQKVIVATVGAELFPSPTESFKIKKGKIRGEVSMGMICAEDEIGLGTSHDGIMVLDTDLPNGTPAAKYFNLENDHVLEIGLTPNRVDGSSHYGAARDLKVLLDRPIKSVSQEEIFNKFAVDNNNAPVKVNVQDTDACPRYSGITISGITVKESPKWLKQRLSSIGLAPINNVVDITNFVLHELGQPLHAFDLAKVGNEINVKFATEGEEFITLDEEKRKLKGNDLMIANASENMCIAGVFGGIESGVNDATTSVFLESAYFHPDVIRKTSQQHSIKTDASFRFERGCDPNMTITALKYAAALIKELAGGEISSEIVDVYPKAIENFVIDVKFKNVDRLIGQAIPQERVISILEGLDISILERTEETIKVSVPPYRVDVQREADIIEEILRIYGFNSVELSESLSADFLASFPKKDKQILQRKVTEMLAGSGCHEIMTNSLTTSKYSTELGDLDADKDVKILNILSADLDVMRQSMMFSGLEVINHNIRRQQKNVRVFEFGKTYHKEESGYEEREHLSIFVSGTSTDESWIRKATASDFHTVSSLVEKIFDRLNIQGVSVEYINNDTVAYGLQYIARKQVIATVGLVNPKAAKLAGVKQEVFYADIDWSALVKMYSADYKFKEIPKFPEVRRDLSLVLDKKATFASIKEIAQKTERKLLKNINVFDVYEGKHLSAGLKSYSVSFILQDENKTLNDKAIDKAMNGLIKAFETQLNAVIRK
- a CDS encoding M28 family peptidase, translating into MPTFNTTFNQELANTITPDHTLLRKHVEALCSTSEYRNYKNKGAQKEATDYIHTTFEEYGYEVKLQEFEAAGDKYINLIAFYGDPNLPRVVVGAHYDTFGDQHGADDNASGIAGVLEIARLLQLHNPNIDFCVELVAYANEERPFFTTKGMGSYIHAQKNYKDNIDMLLMVCLEMIGYFDDSKNSQSYPISSLNMLYPKEANFIALVGNLDNHNTVKKFKRGLQLTSKVPTYSINAPSSIRGLANSDHRNYWNFKQNALMVTDTSYFRNPHYHLKSDLPETLNFQKMSEVVKGTFFAITEITR
- a CDS encoding BamA/TamA family outer membrane protein, with product MKAITLSLLLIFSCTVFGQKAESDSTKKEKNLQLLGIPNLANNKVFGWGGGANIGAFYKLNKNDTISPPSMTFMQAMYFQNSTWWLALLQENYFSQDRFRSRLLFFTTEVNFQFFTDNILPNIPSTIVPYQNTVSSVQASFSTKVFKNAFLGPIYTYGINNLSFDNDTLNEILELANIGEFVTSGIGLTFDYDSRDNIFSTTKGFYANVYSLSYFNGIGSDATFTGLYGEFSYFHSFRDNMILASKANIATLFGDVPFSEENVMGFGGTRFQDLRGYNKGEYRGEQLYIAQTELRWRFYKNWGANFYYGMGTVFSEGNDIPFLPAGGVGIRYRASKQYNINIGVDAAWGKNDNGFYFLIGEAF
- a CDS encoding glutathione peroxidase → MKKFITIFSIISSIALLACTKVHKTSPETTYDDEFRKRESAFYSFKMKTLSGEVLDFQTLKGKKILIVNTASKCGYTPQYEALQELHEKYKDDLVVLGFPCNQFGGQEPGGNKEIAEFCKLNYGVTFTMMEKVNVKKGDDQSPLYRWLSDPSENGWNDEAPSWNFCKYYINDKGELKDFFNSNIKPLDDEVIKAIAK